The following proteins are co-located in the Deltaproteobacteria bacterium genome:
- the dctP gene encoding TRAP transporter substrate-binding protein DctP: protein MRRRVFLAIVILGAAWLTGGTGAVAAETEPIPLKLATHWPVLHDMNNVMVEFARDIGRESKGRIKVTYFPAGTLAGSGEKYQKLRAGVCDIANIHLSQHPGAFPLAQLTTLPFLFSDGTEASWVLNRMLDAFSSNLEAQNIKLLFMVGDPNFQILLSKKKVETPEDFKGLRLKCGGFADEALKLWGAVPVQLKHGDMYLALRRSVVDGIVFPVGAARSFKLEEVSRYVFKLDLFSYHLFMGMNLDTWKRLPEDLQKGVERASLKAAYLSGFHYQDTDAATFSYLASKGLEVYEPTSEQLDALKSSVRPLREKLLQDLEEEGLPAKETLARMETLMAEYRLWSDTDALKPTYR from the coding sequence ATGAGACGACGGGTGTTCCTGGCAATCGTGATTCTGGGGGCTGCGTGGCTCACGGGAGGCACCGGGGCCGTTGCGGCGGAAACCGAGCCGATCCCGCTGAAACTGGCCACGCACTGGCCCGTGCTCCATGACATGAACAATGTGATGGTCGAATTTGCGCGGGACATCGGTCGGGAGTCCAAAGGGCGCATAAAAGTCACCTATTTCCCCGCGGGTACGCTGGCCGGGTCCGGAGAGAAATATCAGAAGCTCCGAGCCGGGGTCTGCGACATAGCCAATATCCACCTTTCGCAGCATCCGGGCGCCTTTCCGTTGGCTCAATTGACCACGCTTCCCTTCCTGTTTTCGGACGGGACCGAGGCGTCATGGGTGTTGAACCGGATGCTCGATGCTTTCTCATCGAACCTGGAAGCCCAGAACATCAAGCTGCTGTTCATGGTGGGCGATCCCAATTTTCAAATCCTTCTATCGAAGAAAAAGGTGGAGACGCCGGAGGACTTCAAGGGATTGAGGCTTAAATGCGGCGGATTTGCCGACGAAGCGCTTAAGTTATGGGGGGCTGTTCCCGTTCAATTGAAACACGGGGATATGTATCTGGCCCTGCGGCGGAGCGTTGTAGACGGTATTGTATTCCCCGTCGGGGCGGCGAGATCGTTCAAACTGGAGGAAGTCAGCCGGTATGTGTTCAAACTGGACTTATTCTCCTATCATCTCTTCATGGGCATGAATCTGGACACCTGGAAACGCCTTCCCGAGGACCTCCAGAAAGGGGTCGAGAGAGCGAGCCTCAAAGCCGCCTACCTGTCGGGTTTCCATTATCAAGATACGGACGCGGCGACCTTTTCCTATCTGGCTTCGAAAGGGCTGGAAGTGTACGAGCCCACTTCAGAGCAGCTCGATGCCCTGAAATCGTCCGTGAGACCTCTCAGGGAAAAGCTGCTACAGGATTTGGAAGAAGAAGGACTGCCTGCCAAGGAGACCCTGGCGCGCATGGAGACGCTGATGGCTGAGTATCGGCTTTGGAGCGATACCGATGCGCTGAAGCCGACGTACCGCTAG
- a CDS encoding uroporphyrinogen decarboxylase family protein: MNSRERMMTALAGGKPDMVPVFLRDLTLGMDLLNLTTPEVCAGSDNGGYDAEKSANAIIACRRRFGHDCVVGSIHDLGLDVEPLGGRTDYPLRGVPRVVEEPFADKRLFSKARIPLMDRDGRLPGILKAHELVKQRIGSEVAVAANIDGPVTKATIYRGTERLMRDFFKDPAFAADLVEFATLVAISHIRYLARAGADFVFLASSMDGPVIISPELYLKYTIPSLRMIVAASRAEGLDVVFHPHGRFTDERFRYLVDAAIDTGIAGFQFPEECDLRTAKQLWGDRVAILGGVDIPTVLTPGPTERIREETRRCIEEAASGGGYVMMPSCSIHRGDPIEHIDAMVKATRTFGRYE, translated from the coding sequence TTGAATTCCAGGGAACGAATGATGACGGCTCTCGCCGGCGGAAAGCCCGACATGGTTCCGGTTTTCCTGCGCGACCTGACTCTCGGCATGGATCTGCTGAATCTCACCACTCCCGAAGTGTGCGCCGGGAGTGACAACGGAGGGTACGACGCAGAGAAGTCCGCGAATGCGATCATCGCCTGCCGGCGCCGATTCGGTCACGACTGTGTCGTCGGCAGCATACACGATCTGGGCCTGGACGTGGAGCCGTTGGGCGGGCGAACGGATTATCCCTTGCGCGGGGTGCCGCGGGTGGTGGAAGAGCCGTTTGCCGACAAGCGCCTTTTTTCCAAGGCCCGTATTCCCCTCATGGATCGGGACGGTCGGTTGCCGGGAATTCTGAAAGCGCATGAACTCGTCAAACAGCGCATCGGCAGCGAAGTGGCCGTTGCCGCCAACATCGACGGGCCCGTCACCAAGGCGACCATCTACCGGGGTACGGAGCGGCTGATGCGCGATTTCTTCAAAGATCCCGCCTTTGCCGCGGATCTGGTCGAATTCGCCACCCTGGTGGCCATCAGCCATATTCGGTACCTGGCCCGGGCCGGAGCGGACTTCGTCTTCCTGGCGTCGTCCATGGACGGACCGGTGATCATCAGTCCGGAACTGTATCTGAAATATACGATTCCCAGCCTTCGGATGATTGTGGCGGCTTCCAGGGCGGAGGGATTGGATGTGGTCTTCCATCCGCACGGCAGGTTCACGGATGAACGGTTTCGATACCTGGTGGACGCGGCCATTGATACGGGCATTGCCGGGTTTCAGTTTCCCGAGGAGTGCGACCTGCGAACCGCCAAGCAACTGTGGGGAGATCGGGTGGCGATCCTTGGCGGAGTGGACATACCGACGGTTCTGACTCCGGGCCCCACGGAACGCATCCGGGAGGAAACACGAAGGTGCATCGAGGAGGCGGCTTCCGGGGGAGGGTATGTCATGATGCCTTCCTGCTCCATTCACCGCGGCGATCCCATCGAGCATATCGACGCCATGGTAAAGGCGACCCGGACCTTCGGGCGATATGAGTGA
- a CDS encoding XRE family transcriptional regulator, whose amino-acid sequence MNTDEREILKEELKDKEYRDIFVSVTVDQTIPFQIRTMRLSKDRHWTQEELAKRSGMMQPRIAACENPNYGKFSLQTLKRIAAAFDVALIVRFAPFSELVEWKANLSPDSFNVRNFENEEHYFYRITETETTGSLSLREEYSGPQVDQSLKYNELPKSASNILTLSSEGNQAIPEMPIERKRVAR is encoded by the coding sequence GTGAATACTGACGAAAGAGAAATCCTTAAGGAAGAATTAAAGGACAAAGAATACAGGGATATTTTTGTTTCTGTGACCGTCGATCAAACGATACCATTTCAGATTAGAACTATGAGGTTATCTAAGGATCGACATTGGACGCAAGAGGAGTTGGCCAAAAGGTCAGGTATGATGCAACCTAGAATTGCGGCCTGTGAGAATCCAAACTATGGTAAATTTTCCCTACAAACTTTAAAACGAATAGCTGCCGCTTTCGATGTGGCCTTGATAGTTAGGTTTGCTCCATTTAGTGAGCTTGTTGAATGGAAAGCAAACCTATCACCTGATAGTTTCAATGTGAGAAATTTTGAAAATGAAGAACATTATTTTTATAGGATTACTGAAACAGAAACAACAGGTTCGCTTTCATTAAGAGAGGAATATTCAGGACCACAGGTAGATCAATCGCTAAAGTATAATGAACTCCCCAAATCGGCGTCGAACATATTGACTTTGTCGAGTGAAGGAAACCAAGCCATTCCGGAAATGCCCATAGAAAGAAAACGAGTAGCGCGATGA
- a CDS encoding type II toxin-antitoxin system RelE/ParE family toxin, which produces MSIWKFKVFLSNRELDTFEEWLTDQDKEARVRIRNTIAYLANIERHQWGRPYFAPIGKSIYEIRVQSGKKQYRIFGCFGFGPQTFTLLIGTGKKGKTYTPKDAIKTAQKRRKLIDEDRGYLGEY; this is translated from the coding sequence ATGAGCATATGGAAGTTCAAAGTATTTCTTAGCAACCGAGAACTCGACACCTTCGAGGAGTGGTTGACTGATCAGGACAAAGAGGCTCGTGTAAGAATTAGGAATACTATCGCGTACTTGGCAAACATAGAAAGACACCAGTGGGGTAGGCCGTACTTTGCTCCGATAGGTAAAAGCATCTATGAAATCAGGGTTCAGAGCGGAAAAAAGCAATATAGAATTTTTGGCTGTTTTGGCTTCGGGCCTCAAACATTTACACTATTAATAGGAACAGGCAAAAAGGGAAAGACTTATACTCCAAAAGACGCGATAAAGACTGCCCAAAAAAGGCGCAAACTAATTGATGAGGATAGGGGCTATTTAGGTGAATACTGA
- a CDS encoding TRAP transporter large permease has translation MEPWFGVWGFVALLVLLALGVPVAFAMAGVGLAGFALLSNWQAGIAAFSIVAYSNTAHFVLACIPLFILMGQFAFRSGITEELYDVMHKWFGSVPGGLGIATVFASAGLGAVTGSSVAAVATLGEIALPELERHRYDPTFAVGTIAAAGTLGILIPPSIPMVLYGLLAEESIGRLFVGGIIPGLLTAMIFSGLIYFRAVRHPNMAPSGATSSWRERFRAPWRVWGVTLLFLLVIGGMFLGWFTPTEGAGIGAAGALGILAAVRKLDRYVLGEALGQAIRLTAMIVAILLGASMFTQFISITGLTVSFADWVISLPANRYVILTAILVVYLILGCMMDVIGMLVLTVPVFFPVITKLGFDGVWFGIVVTVMIEVSLITPPVGTNVIIIKRVSGLPSRQVFAGVAWFVVMEMVVVSLLVLFPALATWLPDRMLN, from the coding sequence ATGGAACCGTGGTTCGGAGTGTGGGGCTTCGTCGCCCTACTCGTTCTTTTGGCCCTGGGCGTGCCCGTCGCTTTTGCCATGGCCGGCGTGGGACTCGCCGGGTTTGCTCTCTTGTCGAATTGGCAAGCGGGAATCGCCGCTTTTTCCATTGTGGCGTACAGTAACACGGCCCACTTCGTGCTGGCTTGTATACCGCTCTTTATTTTGATGGGACAATTCGCGTTCCGATCGGGTATCACCGAGGAGCTGTATGATGTGATGCACAAATGGTTCGGAAGCGTTCCCGGCGGGTTGGGTATTGCCACGGTGTTCGCATCCGCGGGTCTCGGAGCCGTAACCGGATCGAGCGTAGCCGCTGTGGCTACCCTGGGGGAAATCGCCCTGCCGGAACTGGAGCGCCATCGGTACGATCCCACCTTTGCCGTGGGAACCATCGCGGCCGCCGGAACCCTGGGCATCCTGATTCCCCCGAGCATTCCCATGGTGCTGTACGGGCTTCTGGCCGAAGAATCCATAGGCCGCCTTTTCGTGGGAGGAATCATTCCGGGACTGCTGACTGCGATGATTTTCAGCGGCCTGATTTATTTCCGGGCCGTCCGCCATCCGAACATGGCTCCGAGCGGAGCAACATCTTCCTGGCGGGAACGATTTCGTGCGCCCTGGAGGGTCTGGGGAGTCACCCTTCTATTTTTGCTCGTCATCGGCGGCATGTTTTTGGGCTGGTTTACGCCTACGGAAGGGGCGGGCATCGGAGCGGCGGGAGCCTTGGGCATATTGGCGGCCGTAAGAAAGCTGGACCGATACGTGCTCGGAGAAGCGCTGGGCCAGGCCATTCGCCTCACGGCGATGATCGTGGCCATCCTCCTGGGAGCCTCGATGTTCACGCAATTCATATCCATCACGGGGCTCACCGTGTCGTTTGCCGACTGGGTGATCTCGCTGCCCGCCAATCGTTACGTGATACTGACGGCGATTTTGGTGGTATACCTGATACTGGGGTGTATGATGGATGTGATCGGAATGCTGGTGCTGACCGTTCCGGTTTTTTTTCCGGTGATCACAAAACTCGGGTTTGACGGCGTCTGGTTCGGGATCGTGGTAACGGTGATGATCGAAGTGAGTCTGATCACTCCACCGGTGGGCACCAATGTCATTATCATCAAACGGGTTTCCGGATTGCCGTCGAGGCAGGTATTCGCCGGGGTGGCCTGGTTCGTGGTTATGGAGATGGTCGTGGTGTCCCTGCTGGTGCTTTTCCCGGCGCTGGCCACGTGGCTGCCGGACCGGATGTTGAATTAA
- a CDS encoding TRAP transporter small permease, producing the protein MSIGHALQKSADFVTKASRWLFLAGNTLMLFLMLLVFLDVVFRRMRLAVQGGMDLMETSFCILCFFSFSFAWVKGDHIRVEILLERASPRFQKGMRLVSIFLGLMIFGSLAFASFRLASASFRHGDTTMDLGLPHGLPQTAMVIGSAWFCLQFVVSLLYELGIIRKPRLYD; encoded by the coding sequence GTGAGCATCGGACACGCCCTTCAGAAAAGCGCGGATTTCGTCACAAAGGCGAGCCGATGGCTCTTTCTCGCGGGAAATACGCTCATGCTGTTTCTCATGCTGCTGGTGTTCCTGGACGTGGTTTTCAGGAGAATGCGTCTGGCCGTACAGGGTGGTATGGATCTCATGGAAACCTCGTTCTGCATTCTCTGCTTTTTCAGTTTCTCGTTTGCGTGGGTGAAGGGAGACCACATACGGGTCGAGATCCTATTGGAAAGGGCTTCTCCGAGGTTTCAAAAAGGGATGCGACTGGTCTCGATCTTCCTGGGCCTCATGATCTTCGGATCCCTTGCCTTCGCTAGTTTTCGACTTGCTTCGGCTTCCTTCCGCCATGGTGACACCACCATGGACCTGGGACTCCCGCATGGCTTACCCCAGACGGCCATGGTGATCGGTTCCGCCTGGTTTTGCCTACAGTTCGTTGTTTCTCTGCTGTACGAGTTGGGTATCATCCGAAAACCCCGTTTGTATGATTAA